Proteins encoded together in one Lathyrus oleraceus cultivar Zhongwan6 chromosome 5, CAAS_Psat_ZW6_1.0, whole genome shotgun sequence window:
- the LOC127081219 gene encoding uncharacterized protein LOC127081219: MAAHNVQFQEETRNNQKNTTASIKNVEVEMGQIAQQLASSSQAQGALPSSTMTNPREHNNVSTVTTRSGKSEEVVEEVDEEDDKLIEVDLKIKENEVVREEVVAPKPIVKETVIELKPVVKLHFPTRNKKKGQHEKNFEKFLELFKKLEINIPLLEALEQMPTYAKFMKDIISKRRTTNTNPIILIETCSAILQGMKIPIKKKDRGVVTSPCTIGDRSFNKALIDMGASVSLILLSIYKKLGIRDVQDTRMTFQFVDHSVKKPYGIVEDVLVKIDKFVFPVDFVILEMPEDEEIPLILGRPFLETGWCLINIEEVTMTLKVYDEELNIDVRNTTRYKDDICTSHTIEVLDQVTTYDNPLNTPQSPLERVLSLSIFD, from the coding sequence ATGGCAGCCCATAATGTtcaatttcaagaagaaacccggaacaatcagaaaaacaccacgGCATCTATAAAGAATGTTGAAGTCGAAATGGGTCAAATCGCTCAGCAACTAGCTTCgagttctcaagcacaaggtgcTTTACCTAGTTCAACCATGACAAATcctagagagcataataatgtgagcACGGTGACAACACGAAGTGGTAAATCTGAGGAAGTTGTCGAGGAAGTGGATGAAGAAGACGACAAATTGATCGAAGTGGACCTTAagatcaaagaaaatgaagttgttaGGGAAGAAGTGGTAGCACCGAAACCGATTGTGAAAGAAACAGTCATTGAGCTTAAGCCGGTTGTTAAGCTTCACTTCCCTACTAGAAACAAGAAAAAAGGacaacatgagaaaaactttgaaaaattcttagagttgttcaagaagctGGAGATTAACATTCCGTTGTTGGaggcacttgaacaaatgcctacgtatgccaagttcatgaaggatatcATTTCAAAGAGGCGTACCACCAACACTAACCCGATTATTCTAAtcgaaacttgtagtgctattttgcagggtatgaagattccgaTAAAGAAGAAGGATCGAGGAGTTGTCACTAGCCCATGTACTATTGGAGATAGGTCGTTCAACAAAGCTCTTATTGATAtgggagctagtgtgagtcttATTTTGTTATCTATTTACAAGAAGCTTGGTATAAGGGATGTGCAAGATACCAGGATGACATTCCAATTCGTCGATCATTCGGTCAAGAAACCGTATGGCATTGTCGAAGATGTTTTGGTGAAAATTGATAAGTTTGTATTTCCTGTGGATTTTGTAATTCTTGAAATGCCGGAGGATGAAGAGATCCCTCTTATTCTGGGGAGACCCTTTTTGGAGACGGGATGGTGCTTGATAAACATAGAAGAAGTAACAATGACGCTGAAGGTTTATGATGAGGAATTGAATATCGATGTTCGAAACACCACGAGGTACAAGGATGACATTTGTACCAGTCATACTATAGAGGTTCTGGATCAGGTGACAACATATGATAACCCTTTGAATACACCCCAGTCacctttggaaagagtgttgagtTTGTCCATTTTTGACTAG